The genomic window TCTTCAATGTGGAACTGGAACGAACTGATGTCGATTCACTTCAGTATGATTGAGTCACAGTCGGACATAAGCTCATTCAGCCATTGTGGCTTACAGTGGAAGTTTTTACTCACTGCAGGGTCTGTGCCCACCATCATGCCCAGTGGGGTCTAAGTCAGAACATTTGGCTTGTTATTACCACCAGCCGTCCTCTCTGCGTTTTGCTTTTAGCAAACAATCAACTCgtgactgatttattttaaacacTGTGAAACTTGATGTGGCATGCTGTGTTGCACTGATCCAAATCTGCCACACTACCTAAATGCTTCCTCCTTAGCCcatgctcattttttttttctcgataaTCCTGCCTAGAAATTTTGCATTTTAGTATGAGCAGCCTTGAAAAAAGCATTCTCTTTTTATAGTTATTAACATGGACACTAACCGTCATTTCTTTCCTCCAGGTTGAAAATTGTGAAAATATCCTTCAAGTGCAAGCAGTTCTTCATCCAGTTGAGAAGAGAGGCGGTAAGTATTTATAAACACAACAATCAAAATTTGGTTCATTACTGTTTTGAATGTTGAATGCAGGTTGTGGCCACCTGCTGGTAGGGAACGGTATCGCATTCACGTCAGGAACGTTACAGTCAACTGGGAGTTGATTGCCAAACAATTACATTCTACTTGGTTTATGTATCTGACTAAAGTTTCAGACTTTATGtataatatatgtatttatatcgTTAGTTCTGTCTGCCACATTTCAAATATGACTTCCAGCTGCATTTTACAGTCCCTCCCGGGCTTTAAGATTGAGCCAAAGTAATAACATATCCAgaaattgttctttttttatagTATTAGCGTTCTGACTGTTCCAACTGTTGGTTTATATTTCTCTGCATTCTTCACCTCCTAAAAAGATGACACTTGTTTCCTTTTAAACGCACTTCTTGGTGTTAATCTTGCAACatcttttccttccactcagaCCGAGACCCGAGAGACACTGCTTGGATTCAACATGGTGAACTACCGGGCCTGTAAGAACCTTTGGAAGGCCTGTGTGGAGCACCACACCTTCTTCCGACTGGAACGACCCGTCCCGCTACAGAAGAACTTTTTCTCCCATTACTTCACGTTAGGCTCAAAGTTTCGATACTGGTATGAACAAGCAGGAGGCATTCAACACACAAATAATCCAAAGCATGTTGAATTCACAGACCACCTTAGACAAATGGAGGAGAACATGCATTATTTGAGACACACAGTTGTTTCACTTTGGGTTTATAGGCTAAAACACTAGATGGCTTGTGGGCACCTTGCATGCTACCTTCTTCCAAAATGTCTCAACTAAATTATTCATGGTTAACCCAAAAAGGCATTTTCAATGTGCAATTGTGGTTTAGTTGGTATTTTAtctcaaacatccatccatccatccattttctgaaccgcttagtttaaatggaaaatactgtacattttaatgAAGACCAATGCTACTGCGTTGCAGTAGCGTAATTTGATAATCAACTTAGAGGCTATCAAATCCTCGCATTTTGTAAGGTCCTTTCAGTTTTATGACATTGTTTGTTATTGTTCCACATAGCGGGAGGACGGAGGTACAATCTGTACAGTACGGCAAGGAGAAGGGCATCAAGGACAGAGTGTTTGCCAGGTACTTACCCTGTCTGTCCTAGTTGGGCCAAATCAAACTCCACACAGcaactgttttatttttgtcttgagTTGAAGTCTATTTGCACCTCAAGAAATTGCTTGCTCTGTGCAGATCGCCTAGCAAGCCTCTGGCCAGGAAGTTGTTGGGGGGAACTGACTGGGAGACGGTGAGCAGGAACAGCCTATCAGATGAACGACTGGAGACCCAGAGCCTGCCGACTCGCTCGCCACCTGGGACACCCAATCAGTGCGTCCACATTTTGGCCTTTATATAGGATATGTTGTTGATCTGATTCAAATGAATATGCTTATGTTATGATCAAAGCTTGAAATGTTatggttccttttttttttctttttttttttttttttacacctcacAGTTAGTGTTAAATTCTGCGTTTGTGTGTTTCTTAGGAATTCGCTGTTCACACAAGAGGGCACGCGGCTACGCCCGTCGTCTGTCGGCCACCTGGTCGATCATGTGATACACACGTCGCCGAGCTTGCCTGTCTTTTCTTCCAATCACAAGTCGGCTTCCTCCACGCAGGCTAACAGCATCAGCTTGGACTCCACCCCGTAAGTGTCGTCCTACCTGTCTGCAGATGTTAAACCCCTCCCCTTTTTGATGCATGTTTCCCAAGTTTGGATTTAGCGTTGATGCAACAGATTTTAGTTCCGTCTCCCATACAAAAATAGTGCCCTCTGTGATTTGGTGGTTAAATTCTACTcatcttttgttagtgccgcTCTGTCTGGCTTCACTGCtgagttgactttttttttcttctaatgtCTGCCTATGTCTGTGGCCTTTCCCAACAGTTCACACCCTCTCCTTGTGACACTTAGCCGAGCCCTTTGGAAAGACTAACCCTTTGCAAAAACACTCGTAAAATGTGCTGAGAGCGAGTGAGGAGGGCGGAGCCGGTTGAATAACAGGCGGTGTAGGAAATCGTCAGCGAGTATTTTCGTTTTATTGTGTTTGAACAGTAGCAACCATCCCGTAAATTATTTAATAAGTCTGCAATACTGTTTCAACGTTATTGACAATGATCAATGTACCCTTTCTGAAGTCAGCCTCGACTTACtgaaaacacatttttcatttttggctttcggctaactttattgttcTACTACTGTATATTAATTTGTGGTTTATTTGACTGTTTTGCAGTTTACTGTCTTTGTGGTTGCCCCCTTGCCATATGTAAAGCACTTTCTGACAGCTCCATTTTTTGTTAATCATCCTGAAGACGGCTTTTTTTTTCGACTCCTCTCTGCACAAAGCAGCAAATATTTACCGTTCTGCTGCCTTCAAAGCAACGcgtgcatacacacacaggcatacacacgcacgcgcgcacgtagCTGCCAAATTGTTGTCTCATTCGTTTGTTCCCGAGCCAAAACGATGACATAATCACCTGGCTTCTCATTGTCTGACAGCACATATTTTCAATAGCTATTTTTCATTCTTGGCTGAGACACGTTGGCCCTTTTATCACGTCGAAAACAAGTCGTCTTTAATTGccaccatttttttaaaaatgtccctATGGAATAAGGCACGCTTAACTTGGCCTTTCATTCTTGGCCAAAAGAGTAAAAGGCAGCTTTTTCATGTAGATAAGGTCTTAATAGGTCTCTGCAACTCTTATACTTGGCTAACCTGGAAGCTTTGAATCTAATTTGATCAGTCATCCATCCAAtgcaaaatgaacaaaaagaaTGTGCCATGTTCTCTCAGGCCTGCTGTGCACAGCCGCCCTGCCCTGCTGACCTTGTTTGAAGCCTCAAGTGTATctgtttgtgtatttgtgtgcgtgcgcgtgttaaAGACACAAAGTGGCACCAGTAAGCAGTCAAAACAAAGGCAATAATGTTTGACGGCTGCGCCCATCCCCAAGGAAGATCATGCCCTCCcacccacactcacacacacagtgaCACAGCGTGTGATGCCTGTCTTGTTACCCTCGCCATGTTGCTGTTACAAGCATTATACCTGATGAACCTTTCACATCTGTCATTGTCACAGTGATTTTTCTTCGGGGTGTTTTCCTTCCTCTTGAAAGCACATTTCGTTGAAATGAATTCATTGTGACAAATCAGGTCTCTTTGACTATTGGGACCTTTTTCCTCTCACTTCATCTTTTCTTGTCTTatcttttgtatttgtttttgaatTAATGTTTGCTGTACAGTAGTGGTAGAATTTTAATATACTGTATACACATCATAAAGTTGTCCTCTCGTTTTTGCCCCCGCAATGCCCAGTTCTCCTGACGGGGTGGATGGCCAGCCTCCGGCCCTGCCGCCCAAGCAGTTGAGCAGGAAAACCCTGAGCCAGATTATCCAGGCCCACTCGCAGCAGAGCCTCTTGGACAACCACCTTAACGAGATGTATGATGTTCCTGCCAACACTGACAAGACCACGGTCAGTTGCGTTATTCCAAGATAAACACGTCCACTCTGTCATGGTGAAAAATCAATAAGTATGAAAATCTTTAGAAATGTGATATTATGTTTTATATTATTTACTGAAGAGTGCACAGTCAGCCTGCTAACTGTCGCGAAGTGAAGTTCCACCATGTGCTCACAAAATGTAGTAAGAAGGCTTGGGAGCATTTCACAATAACTACTAAACATGAAGttcaatggaattttttttttttttttttaaatggggatATCTCAAAGGCACTTTATTGTGACGTTGACTCCACAGTCCAAGCATTAAGCCCCATTAATCTTGAATGATATCTGACTGGAGATGGTCAGGGTAGCAGAGACAAAATGTTCCTTTTCTCAGCGCTCTATAATTACACTCATGTGTCAGAAAACACAAGATAATTTAGGTTGAATGGGTTTTTGACTTGTTCTTTCAGCTAAATGGCGCCGTCCCTCATGATAATCTGGTCTTGATTAAGATGAGACCGGATGAACATGGACGTTTTGGCTTCAACGTTAaggtacaaacaaacaaatatttcCTGTCCTATGCTGTTGGTTTTCAGAAGTGAactggttttgtctgtgtgtgcctcCAGGGTGGAGCTGACCAAAAGATGCCAATCATAGTGTCCAGAGTTGCTCCTGGAACATCAGTAAGTGAACGTCTACTATTATGCTGTTATACTTACAAGACTCTCCTGTTACATGTTCAAGTCAAAATGTATCTTCCCAAATGTGCCATTTGACTCTTTGGATCTCACTTCCCGCTTCAGGCCGACCTGTGTGTGCCCCGCCTGAATGAAGGTGACCAGGTCGTCCTAATTAACGGGCGGGACATCTCGGACCACACCCACGACCAAGTTGTCATGTTCATCAAGGCGAGCTGCGAGAGCCACTCTGGAGAGCTCATCCTACTGGTCAGGCCAAACGGTAAAATGATGTTGTTGATCCCGCGGCAGGGAAATCCACTGCTTGAAGCACCAAAGACGGCTTTGCAAGTGGAAAGTTAGAGTCTAAAAATAAGTTTCATCTGATTGTCGGAAagcgtgtgtgcatgtacaTTGATGGGGTCAATATATCTGTTCAATAATTTGCATAATTTGTATGATAACAGACTCAAAATCATTGACTCCGGTGTGAGCTGTAATTTGTTTGACTTCATTTCAAAATATGAAATGCTTCCCTTGCTTAATTCAGAACCGGACTTGAAAGAAGCTAATGGCAATGAACACATACTAATCTGGTCCCTCAATGTATGTTTAATACATTTAACGCTTGCAAACCTTGATATATGTATTCATCAAAGAGTTCCTTCACCACCTTGAGGGAGTGTTTGATGAATCATTGGAGTGCTTGTCGCTAAGTGGGTCAAAGGGGGATTTACATTCATCATACATCGCAGCAGATACATATCATGATGGGCATGTAAACCTCTGTTCACAACTGCATAAACATTTATTGATATTCCCATCCAGCCATTTATGATGTGGTGGAGGAGAAGGTGGACTCTGAACCAGATTTTCAGTACATCCCAGAGAAGTCCCCTCAGGACCCCAGCCAGCTTGATCAGCATGCTTTGAGGGACTCCATGGTTGCCCTGAGGGATGGTCTGAGCAGTGGAGCCATACTGGCCCAGTTTGATgtgagtatttatttattttttaaatcctacATTTACTTTATAAATCAAGTGACGTCAACTTGCTTCTGTTTCTTATAGCAACTGTACAGGAAGAGGCCGGGGATGACCATGCTGTGTGCCAAATTACCTCAGAACGTTTCCAAAAATCGCTACAGAGACATCTCTCCCTGTATGTGATTGCTGCATAACATTTCCAACTGAAGAATACATTTATTATGTGTGACACGTGCTGTCATTATTCACTTAGCCTTTTCTCTGTTCCTTTCCTTGTTTTGTCCTTTTGCTCCTTCTGAAGATGATGCCACGCGGGTCATTCTAAAAAGCACAGATGACTACATCAATGCAAATTACATCAATGTGAGTTTTGATTTGCCTCCAAAAAGTGCCTCTTTgaattttttgaaaaaaagctGTTTATATAGTAGGTATTTTAATCCCTGTGTGTGCAGATGGAGATTCCCGCCTCCAGTCTCATAAACCGTTACATAGCTTGCCAGGGTCCTTTGCCCAACACCTGTGCGGACTTCTGGCAAATGACTTGGGAGCAGGGTTCCTCCATGGTGGTCATGCTCACAACGCAGGTCGAGCGGGGACGGGTATGTGAAGGATTTTATCTGAAAATGACCAGTCGTTAATTTGATTTCTTCCCTTTCTTGATATTGTGAGAATTACAgttgttgattattttttttagtaggCTAGTCTCAAACTCCAACTTGTTTTTATAGGTGAAGTGCCATCAATACTGGCCCAATCCAGATAGCAGCTCTCCCTACGGAGACTTCACTGTTACATGCCACAATGAGGAAGGCAA from Syngnathus scovelli strain Florida chromosome 8, RoL_Ssco_1.2, whole genome shotgun sequence includes these protein-coding regions:
- the ptpn4a gene encoding tyrosine-protein phosphatase non-receptor type 4, which translates into the protein MSARFRLPAGRSYNVRATELERDRHHTQVVCNILLLDNTVQAFKVSKSDHGQVLQDLVFKHLELTERDYFGLHLADDSSDVPRWLDPNKPIRKQLKRGSPHNLSFRVKFFVTDPSKLQEEYTRYQYFLQIKQDIFTGRLPCPHNTAALLASYAVQSELGDYNETEHPVGYLSEFCFIPNPPQDFHKEVAKHHQQHSGLSPAQSEFNYLNTARTLELYGVELHYARDQSHTEILIGVMSAGIVIYKNRVRINYFPWLKIVKISFKCKQFFIQLRREATETRETLLGFNMVNYRACKNLWKACVEHHTFFRLERPVPLQKNFFSHYFTLGSKFRYCGRTEVQSVQYGKEKGIKDRVFARSPSKPLARKLLGGTDWETVSRNSLSDERLETQSLPTRSPPGTPNQNSLFTQEGTRLRPSSVGHLVDHVIHTSPSLPVFSSNHKSASSTQANSISLDSTPSPDGVDGQPPALPPKQLSRKTLSQIIQAHSQQSLLDNHLNEMYDVPANTDKTTLNGAVPHDNLVLIKMRPDEHGRFGFNVKGGADQKMPIIVSRVAPGTSADLCVPRLNEGDQVVLINGRDISDHTHDQVVMFIKASCESHSGELILLVRPNAIYDVVEEKVDSEPDFQYIPEKSPQDPSQLDQHALRDSMVALRDGLSSGAILAQFDQLYRKRPGMTMLCAKLPQNVSKNRYRDISPYDATRVILKSTDDYINANYINMEIPASSLINRYIACQGPLPNTCADFWQMTWEQGSSMVVMLTTQVERGRVKCHQYWPNPDSSSPYGDFTVTCHNEEGNSAFLVREMTLMHLQSEQQRELTQIQYLAWPDHGVPDDSTDFLDFVALVRSKRTGQDQPVVVHCSAGIGRTGVLITMETALCLMECGQPVYPLEIVRTMRDQRAMMIQTPSQYRFVCEAILKVYEEGLVRPLTPAVYQLREEEENTEERADKAGLGLDEAAAAELLEGGLDEEEDEDDDEEVEVLDVGEVTEDEVEEPSVASATSETSINPEPEPDPDDP